The Mycolicibacterium cosmeticum sequence GCACCCTGATCGCGGTGGCCGTCGGGGCGCTGGTCACGCTCGGGCCGCTGGCCCTGCTGCAGTCCACCTGATTCGGTGCGTCCCGCCATCAAGGTCGGCCTGTCCACCGCCTCGGTGTACCCGCTGCGGACCGAGGCCGCCTTCGACTACGCCGCCCGCCTGGGTTACGACGGGGTCGAGCTGATGGTGTGGGCCGAACCGGTCAGCCAGGACATCGACGCCATCGAGGCCCTGTCGCAGCGCTACGGCATCCCGGTGCTGTCCGTGCACGCGCCGTGCCTGTTGATCTCGCAGCGGGTGTGGGGCGCCAACCCGATCCCCAAACTGGAGCGCAGTGTGCGCGCCGCCGAGCAGCTGGGAGCCCAGACGGTGGTGGTGCACCCGCCGTTCCGCTGGCAACGGCGATACGCCGAGGGTTTCGCCGCGCAGGTCGCCGAGCTGGAGCGCGGGAGCGACGTGCTGGTGGCGGTGGAGAACATGTTCCCGTTCCGCGCCGACCGGTTCTGGGGTACCGGGGCGCCGTCGGTCGAGCGGATGCGCAAGCGCGGCGGCCGGCCCGGCCCGGCGATCTCCGCCTTCGCGCCGTCCTACGACCCGCTCGACGGCGGCCATGCCCACTTCACGCTCGACCTGTCGCACAGCGCCACCGCGGGCACCGATGCGATCGACATGGCGCGGCGGATGGGTGCGGGGCTGGCGCATCTGCACCTGTGCGACGGCAGCGGCGCGTCGACCGACGAGCACCTGGTGCCCGGCCGCGGCACCCAGCCCGCCGCGGAGATCTGCCGGATGCTGGCCGCCTCCGATTTCACCGGTCACGTGATCCTGGAGGTCACCACCTCCCAGGCCCGCACCGCCGCCGAGCGCGAGGCCCTGCTCGTCGAATCGCTGACCTTCGCCAGGCAACACCTGCTGCGCTGAGGGCCGCCCACGGTGCCCAGGCGGTGCCGCGCGTGCAATGCTTTTCCCGTGTCAAGGATTGCAATCATCGGCGGGGGCAGCATCGGTGAAGCGCTGCTCTCGGGACTGTTACGAGCCGGCCGCCAGGTCAAGGACCTGGTCGTCGCGGAGAAGTTCGCCGAGCGCGCCCAGTACCTGTCCGACACCTACTCGGTGCTGGTCACCTCGGTCGCGGATGCGGCCGAGAACGCCACCTACGTGATCGTCGCGGTGAAGCCCGGCGACGTGGAGTCGGCGCTGGCCGAGATCGCCGAGGCCGTCGGCAAGGCCGACGACAACAGCGCCGAGCAGGTCGTGGTCAGCGTGGCGGCCGGCGTCAGCACGTCGTTCTACGAGTCCAAGCTGCCCGCAGGCGCCCCGGTGATCCGGGTGATGCCCAACGCCCCGATGGTGGTCGGCGGGGGCGTCAGCGCGCTGTCCAGAGGCCGCTTCGCCACCGAGGAGCAACTCAAGGAGGTGTCGGCCATCTTCGACACCGTGGGCGGGGTGCTCACCGTGCCGGAGGCGCAGCTCGACGCCGTGACGGCGCTGTCGGGATCCGGCCCGGCGTACTTCTTCCTGATGGTCGAGGCCATGGTCGACGCCGGGGTCGACGCGGGTTTGCCACGTGCGGTGGCCACCGATCTGGTGGCGCAGACGATGGCGGGTTCGGCCGCGATGCTGCTGGACCGCCTCGACAGCGCACCAGATGCCGCATTGGACACCACAGCGGCGCAGTTGCGAGCTATCGTGACCTCACCGGGTGGTACCACCGCCGCTGGGCTGCGTGAACTGGAACGCGGGGGCCTGCGGGCCGCGGTCGCCAACGCGGTGACAGCTGCGAAAACCCGCTCTGAGCAGCTCGGAATTACATCAGAGTAATTCAAGAATTTCGGACGGATTACCCCACACCCGTCGCAATAACCCCAATGGCCACGCTATTCTCCTCGTTGTATGCACGCGTTCGTGCCAGCGGTGGGGAAGCCGCTGGAACTGGCCGTGCCTTAAGGATTGGGTTGCGATGACGTCAATGAACGGGCCATCGGCGCGGGATTCGGCTGGCGAAGGCCAGCCCAAAGCTCAATTTCTGACCGTTGCCGAAGTGGCCAGCCTGATGCGAGTCAGCAAGATGACCGTTTACCGGCTGGTGCACAACGGTGAGCTGCCGGCGGTGCGGGTGGGCCGGTCGTTCCGCGTGCACGCGAAGGCGGTGCACGATCTGCTGGAGACGTCGTACTTCAGCGCGGGCTAGAAGCCGGTTTCCGCTGGCATCGGGTTGCCCGGTAATGTGGCCCGGTCAGTTCCTTCATTTTTGGTAGGTAGCGGAGTTCATGGGTTCAGTCATCAAGAAGCGGCGTAAGCGCATGTCGAAGAAGAAGCACCGCAAGCTGCTTCGCCGTACACGGGTCCAGCGCAGAAAACTCGGTAAGTAGTTTTTCGCGCTTCTCGGTAGGCTCGCCCGATGGATGCGCAGGGATCCGGCGACAGCGGTGACACCAGGGGCACCGGAGGCTCGGCAACGGGCCCCAAGGTCGTCCTGGTCACCGGTGCGTGCCGGTTTCTCGGCGGCTACCTGACGGCGCGCCTTGCCCAGAACCCGGCGATCGATCACGTCATCGCGGTCGACGCCATCGCACCGAGCAAGGATCTGTTGCGCCGGATGGGGCGCGCGGAGTTCGTACGCGCCGACATCCGCAACCCGTTCATCGCCAAGGTCATCCGCAACGGCAACGTCGACACCGTCGTGCATGCCGCCGCGGCGTCCTACGCGCCGCGGGCCGGTGGCCGGGCCACGCTCAAAGAGCTCAACGTCATGGGCGCGATCCAGCTGTTCGCGGCGTGCCAGAAGGCTCCGACCGTGCGACGGGTGGTGCTCAAGTCCACCTCCGAGGTCTACGGGTCCAGTGCCCGCGATCCGGTGCTGTTCACCGAGGACGAGAGTGCCCGCCGCCCACTCGGCGAGGGCTTCGCCAGGGACAGCATCGACATCGAGGGGTATGCGCGCGGCCTGGCCAGGCGCAGGCCCGATATCGCCCTGACGATCCTGCGGCTGGCCAACATGATCGGACCGGCCATGGATACCGCGCTGTCGCGGTATCTCGCGGGTCCGGTGGTGCCCTCGGTGCTCGGACACGACGCCCGGCTGCAACTGCTGCACGAGCAGGACGCGCTCGGCGCGCTGGAGCGCGCCACCATCGCCGGCCGCGCGGGCACCTTCAACATCGGCGCCTCGGGCATCATCATGATGAGTCAGGCGATCCGGCGCTCCGGCCGGGTCGCGCTGCCGGTGCCGCGGCAGGCGCTGCAACTCGTCGACTCGCTGAGGCGCGCAACAAGTTACACTGAACTCGATCGCGAGCAGTTGAACTACTTGAGCTATGGCCGGGTGATGGACACCGCGCGGATGCGAAACGACCTAGGCTACCTGCCCAAGTGGACCACTGTGGAGGCATTCGACGACTACGTGCGTGGTCGGGGTTTGACGCCGATCATCGACCCGAAATGGGTACGCTCAATGGAGAGCCGCGCCGTGTCTGTGGCGCAGCAATGGGGACGGTAGCGGCAGGTCGGGCACTCCAACGGGGCGGGGAGAAGGTGGCGACGTGGCGGGTGAATCAAAAGCCAAAGTGATTCCGCTGCACTCGAATTCGGGCCGGTCCGCGGCCGCGCAGCGCCGGGCCGCGCAGCGTGCGGACAGCGTGCGCCGACATCCGTCCCTGCTCACCGATCCGGGTACCCGCGCCTCCGCCGAGCAGATCGCCGCGGTGGTGCGCGAGATCGACCAGCACCGCGGCGCCGGCGCGGGAGATGAGCAGGACACCCCCAACGAGCTGTGCAAGGCCATCACCGCCATCGCCGATTTCGCCGTGAAGCGGATGACCGGTGACTACACGGTCGACGAGTTCGGCTTCGACCCGCACCTGACCAATGCGGTGGTAATGCCAATGCTGCGAGTGCTTTTCACGTCGTGGTTCCGGGTTGAGGTCAGCGGGATCGAAAACCTCCCGCGCGAGGGCGCCGCGCTGATCGTGGCCAACCACGCCGGTGTGCTGCCCTTCGACGGGCTGATGGCCTCGGTCGCCGTGCACGATCACCATCCGCTGCACCGGGACCTGCGGCTGCTGGCCGCCGACCTGGTGTTCGACCTCCCGGTGGTCGGTCAGGCCGCGCGCAAGGCCGGCCACACCGTCGCCTGCACCTCCGACGCGCACCGGCTGCTGGCCGCCGGTGAACTCACGGCGGTGTTCCCCGAGGGTTTCAAGGGCCTCGGCAAGCCCTTCAAGGACCGCTACAAACTGCAGCGCTTCGGTCGCGGCGGGTTCGTCTCGGCGGCGCTGCGGGCCCAGGTGCCCATCGTGCCGTGCTCCATCGTCGGCTCCGAGGAGATCTACCCCAAGATCGGCGACATCAAGTTGCTGGCCCGGCTGTTCGGGCTGCCCTACTTCCCGGTCACGCCACTGTTCCCGCTGGCCGGGCCGCTCGGTGTGGTGCCGCTGCCGTCGAAATGGCATATCCAGTTCGGTGAGCCCATCCCCACCGCGGACTACGACGAGTCGGCGGCCGAGGACCCGATGGTCACGTTCGAGCTGACCGACCACGTGCGCGAGACCATCCAGCACACCCTGTACCAGCTGCTGGCGGCCCGGCGGAACACCTTCCTGGGCTAGAACTTCTGGCTGGACGTTGTGGCTAGGACTTCTGGCTCGCGACCATCTTCGCGATCGCGGCGTCGCGGGCGGCGGCGATCTGCGCGCTGACCTCGTTGGCCTCGTCGATCTGGGCCTCACCCAACATGGTCACGATGCTGGTGGCCACCGGCGCGCCGGCATCGTCGGTCACCTCGGCGCGGACCTCGCAGATCACCGTGCCGTGGGACTCGATCACCGAATCCAGGTAGGAGTCGAACCACAGCTTGTCGCCGACCTTGATCGGCCGGTGGAAGATCAGCTTCTGGTCGCGGTGCAGCACCCGCTCCAGGTTGATCGGCACGTCGAAGTTCTCGAAGAGATCGAGTTGCACCCGGCGCCCGGCCACCGCCAGGAAGGTCAGCGATGCGACGGTCCCGTCCTGGTGCGCGGGGTGCTCGTCCTTGACGGCGCTCGCGAACTCCCGGATCTTCTCCCGGCCCACCTCGAAGTAATCGGGGTAGCGGTAGTGGGTTCCGATGATGTCGTCCGCAAGGCCCATGGCGGGAGAGCCTATCAGCGGCGACGGGACGCAACCGCGGCCAGCGCCCCGCCCACCGCACCCAGGGCCAGCGCGGATGGCACCCCGATCCGGGCCGCCTTGCGCGCGGTGCGGAAGTCGCGGATCTCCCAGCCCCGCTCCCTGGCAACGTCGCGCAGCGCGGCATCGGGGTTGATCGCCACCGCGGTGCCCACCAGCGACAGCATCGGCACGTCGTTGAAACTGTCCGAGTACGCCGTGCAGCGACGCAGGTTCAGGCCCTCCCGGATGGCCAGCGCGCGGACGGCGTGCGCCTTGCCGCTGCCGTGCAGGATGTCGCCCACCAGCCGGCCGGTGAACACCCCGTCGACCGATTCGGCGACGGTGCCCAGCGCGCCGGTCAGCCCCAGCCGCTCGGCGATGGTCGCCGCCAGCTCGTACGGGGTGGCGGTGACCAGCCACACCTGCTGGCCGGCGTCCAGGTGCATCTGGGCCAGCGCCCTGGTGCCCGGCCAGATCTTGTCGGCGATGATCTCGTCGTAGATCTGTTCGCCCAGCTCCGCCAGTTCGGCGGTGGAGCGGCCCTCGATGAAGGCCAGCGCCTTGCGCCGGCCGGCCGCGACGTCGTCGCTGTTCTCCTTGCCGGTGAACTGGAACTTGGCCTGCGCGTAGATGATTCCGAGGATGTCCCGGTAGGTGAAGTACTTGCGGGCGGCCAGCCCGCGCGCGAAATGCACCAGCGACGAGCCGTGCACCAGGGTGTTGTCGACGTCGAAGAACGCGGCCGCGGTCAGATCCGGCGGCGGCGGTGGGGGCGGCGTGGTGGCCGCTTCCGCACTGGCCTCGCCAGCGATCAGATCGCTTTCGACCCCGTCGATATCGGCGGCACCGGACTCGGACACCACACAACCCTAATACTGGACGCATGGACCATCGGGTTGTGCTGCTCACCCGCGCGGGTTGCAGCATCTGCGAGCGCGCCGCGCGGACGCTGGCGGAGTTGGCCGACGAGCTGAACTTCACCTGGGCGGCAACCGATGTCGACGTGGCCGCCGCGGCCGGAGAACCGCAGCTGCGGGCCGAGTTCGGCGACCGGGTGCCGGTGGTGCTGCTCGACGGCGTCGAGCACAGCTACTGGGAGGTCGACGAGCAGCGCCTGCGCGCCGATATCGCGGGGGCCTGAACGAGCCGGGAACCGGCCCTGAACCGGTTCAGCAAATTTGGTAGCACGGCTGGTAAACGGCTACTTTGGAGCCCGACCGGGCGAGCGAGGCGACGGCGTGAAAACCGTCCTGGGCGAGCGAAGCGACGGGGAGAAGACCAGGTGATGATGCCGTGAGCGTCCTGCTATTCGGGGTGTCGCACCGCAGTGCGCCGGTCTCCGTGCTCGAACAGCTGAGCACCGACGAGTCCGATCAGGCCAAGATCATCGACCAGGTGCTGCAGTCCTCGCTGGTCACCGAGGCCATGGTGCTGTCGACCTGCAACCGGGTCGAGGTCTACGCGGTGGTCGAGGCGTTCCACGGCGGCCTGTCGGTGATCGGCCAGGTGCTCTCCGAGCATTCCGGGATGGGCCTGCAGGACCTCACCAAGTACGCCTACGTGCGCTATGCCGAGGCCGCCGTCGAGCACCTGTTCGCCGTGACCAGCGGCCTGGACTCGCTGGTGCTCGGGGAACAGCAGGTGCTGGGCCAGGTGCGCCGGGCCTACGCCGCCGCCGAGGCCAACCACACCGTCGGCCGCACCTTGCACGAACTGTCCCAGCGCGCGCTGTCGGTCGGTAAGCGGGTGCACTCGGAAACCGGGATCGACAGCGCGGGCGCCTCGGTGGTCTCGGTGTCGCTGGACATGGCCGAGAAGCGGGTGGGCTCGCTGGCCGGCCGGACGGCCGTCGTGATCGGCGCCGGCTCGATGGGCGCCCTGGCCGCCAAGCACCTGGTGCGCGCCGGGGTGGAGCGCGTCGAGGTGGTCAACCGGTCGCTGCCCAGGGCCCGCCGGCTGGCCGCGAACATCGCCGAACTCGGGGTGCCTGCGCACGCGCATGCACTCGACGACATCTCCTCGGTGCTGGCCGACGCCGACATCGTGATGAGCAGCACGGGCGCGGTGCGCCCGGTGGTGTCGCTGGCCGATGTGCACCACGCACTGGCGCGGCGTGACAACGGGGGTGCCGGCCGACCGCTGGTGATCTGTGACCTCGGCATGCCCCGCGATGTCGACCTGGCCGTCGCCGGCCTGCCCGGCGTGCACGTCATCGACATGGACCGCATCCAGCGCGAGCCGGCGGCCAAGGGCGCCGCGTCCGACGCCGAAGCGGCCCGCGCCATCGTCGCCCACGAGGTTGCCCAGTACCTGGCCGGCCAGCGGATGGCCGAGGTCACCCCGACCGTGACGGCGCTGCGGCAGCGCGCCGCCGACGTCGTCGAGGCCGAATTGCTGCGGCTGGACAACCGGCTGCCCGGCCTGGACGCGGCGCACCGCGACGAGGTCGCGCGCACCGTCCGCCGCGTCGTCGACAAGCTGCTGCACGCCCCGACGGTGCGGGTCAAACAACTCGCCGGCGCACCCGGCGGGGACAGCTACGCAGAGGCCCTCCGCGAACTGTTCGAGCTCGACCCGCAGGCCGTCGACGCGGTGTCGGGTGGCGAATTGCCGCTGATCGCAACCGAAAACGACAAGCCCGAGTGATCCGAATCGGCACCCGTGGCAGCCTGCTGGCGACCACTCAAGCGGGCGGTGTCCGCGACGCCCTGATCGCCTCGGGGCACCCCGCAGAACTGGTCATCATCAGCACCGAGGGTGACCGCAATCAGGGACCCATCGCCGAGATCGGGGTGGGCGTGTTCACCGCGGCGCTGCGCGAAGCCGTCGACGACGGGCGGGTCGACATGGCGGTGCACTCGTACAAGGATTTGCCGACGGCCCCCGACGAGCGCTTCGTGATCGCCGCGATCCCGCGGCGCGAAGACCCGCGCGACGCTCTGGTGGCCCGCGACGGGATGGTGCTGGGGGAGTTGCCACCGGGCTCGGTCATCGGCACCTCGAGCCCGCGACGGGCCGCACAGCTTAGAGCACTGGGTCTCGGTTTGGAAATCCGCCCCCTACGAGGCAACCTAGACACCAGGTTGAACAGGGTAAGTAGCGGTGATCTCGACGGCATCGTCGTCGCCCGGGCGGGTCTCGCCCGCATCGGACGACTCGGTGATGTCTCCGAGTCCCTGGAACCGGTGCAGATGTTGCCGGCACCGGCTCAGGGCGCGCTCGCGGTGGAGTGCCGCGCACGCGACACGGACCTTGCCGCGGTGCTGGCGGAGTTGGACGACCCCGACACCCGCGCAGCGGTCACCGCCGAACGAGCCCTGCTCGCCGAACTGGAGGCGGGGTGTTCCGCGCCGGTGGGTGCGATCGCGGAAGTGGTCGAGTCCATCGACGAGGAGGGCCGGGTCTTCGAGGAGCTGTCGCTGCGCGGTTGCGTGGCGGCGCTGGACGGATCCGACGTGATCCGTGCGTCCGGTATCGGTTCGCCCGATCGGGCCCGGGAGCTGGGGCTCTCGGTGGCCGCGGAGCTGTTCGAGCTGGGTGCACGAGACGTGTTGGCAATTGAGCGGAGTGACAGATGACTGGGCACGCAGGGACCCGAGGCCGCAAGACCAAGCCGGGCCGCATCACGTTTGTGGGGTCCGGTCCAGGGGACCCCGGGCTGCTGACCAGCCGGGCGCGCGCGGTGCTGGCCAACGCCGCGCTGGTGTTCACCGATCCGGACGTGCCCGACGCGGTGCTGGCGCTGGTCGGCTCCGAGCTGCCGCCGCCGTCCGGACCGCAGCCCGAGGAGGCTACCCCGGCCGACGGTGCCGCCGACGCGGCGGCCCCGGTCATCCCGGGTGGCCCCGATGTGCGGCCGGCGCTGGGCGACGCCGCCGAGGTCGCCAAGACCCTGGCCAACGAGGCTCGGCACGGTGTCGACGTGGTCCGGCTGGTGGCCGGCGACCCGCTGTCGGTCGACTCGGTGATCACCGAGGTGAACACGCTGGCCCGCACCCACCTGAATTTCGAGATCGTGCCCGGCCTGCCGGACACCACCGCGGTGCCGACCTACGCGGGGCTGCCGCTCGGGTCGTCGCACACCGTCGCCGACGTGCGCGGTGACGTGGACTGGGCGGCGCTGGCCGCCGCGCCGGGTCCGCTGATCCTGCACGCCACGGCCTCGCACCTGCCCGACGCCGCGCGCACGCTCATCGAGTACGGGCTGGCCGACAGCACGCCTGCGGTGGTCACCTCGCACGGCACCACCTGCCAGCAGCATTCGGTCGAGACCACGCTTGCGGGCTTGGGGGACAAGACAATTCAGCAGGCCGCCGAGATCCCGGTGGGTACCCCCGGCTCGCTGGCCGGGCCGCTGGTGGTCACCATCGGCAAGACCGTCGCCAACCGCGCCAAGCTGAACTGGTGGGAGAGCCGGGCGCTGTACGGCTGGACCGTGCTGGTGCCGCGCACCAAGGACCAGGCCGGTGAGATGAGCGAGAAGCTGGTCGGCCACGGTGCGTTGCCGGTCGAGGTGCCCACCATCGCCGTCGAGCCGCCCCGCAGCCCGGCCCAGATGGAAAGGGCCGTCAAGGGTTTGGTGGACGGCCGGTTCCAGTGGGTGGTCTTCACCTCCACCAACGCCGTGCGGGCGGTGTGGGACAAGTTCAACGAGTTCGGTCTGGACGCGCGGGCATTCTCGGGTGTCAAGATCGCCTGCGTCGGCCAGGCCACCGCGGACCGGGTGCGCGCGTTCGGCATCAACCCCGAGCTGGTGCCCGTCGGTGAGCAGTCCTCGCTGGGCCTGCTCGACGAATTCCCGGAGTACGACGACATCTTCGACCCGGTGAACCGGGTGCTGCTGCCGCGCGCCGACATCGCCACCGAGACGCTGGCCGAGGGTCTGCGCGAGCGCGGCTGGGAGATCGAGGACGTGACCGCCTACCGGACGGTGCGTGCCGCTCCGCCGCCGGCGCACACCCGGGAGATGATCAAGACCGGCGGGTTCGACGCGGTCTGCTTCACCTCCAGCTCCACGGTGCGCAACCTGGTGGGTATCGCCGGTAAGCCGCACGCCCGGACCATCGTGGCCTGCATCGGCCCCAAGACCGCCGAGACCGCGGCGGAATTCGGCCTGCGGGTGGACGTGCAGCCCGAGACCGCGGCCGTCGGTCCGCTGGTCGAGGCGCTGGCCGAGCACGCGGCCCGGTTGCGCGCCGAGGGGGCGCTGCCGCCGCCGCGCAAGAAGAGCCGCCGGCGCTAGATGGCTTTCCCGCGCCACCGACCCCGCCGCCTGCGGTCCACCCCGGCCATGCGCCGGCTGGTGGCGCAGACGTCGTTGGAGCCACGGCATCTGGTGCTGCCGATGTTCGTCGCCGACGGCATCGACGACCCGCGTGAGATCTCCTCGATGCCCGGTGTGTACCAGCACACCCGTGACTCGCTGCGCCGCGCCGCCGCCGATGCGGTGGCCGCCGGGGTGGGTGGGTTGATGCTGTTCGGCGTGCCGCGCGACGAGGACAAGGATGCGACCGGCTCGGCCGGCGTCGACCCCGAGGGCATCCTGAACGTGGCGCTGCGTGACCTGACCGCCGACCTCGGTGATGCCACCGTGCTGATGGCCGATACCTGCCTGGACGAGTTCACCGCGCACGGGCACTGCGGCATCGTCGACGCCCGCGGCCGGGTGGACAATGACGCCACCAACGATCGCTACGTGGAACTGGCTGTGGCCCAAGCACATTCGGGCGCCCAGGTGGTGGGGCCGAGCGGCATGATGGACGGCCAGGTGGCGGCCATCCGCGACGGGCTGGATGCGGCCGGGCACACCGACGTCGCCATCATGGCCTATGCGGCGAAGTTCGCCTCCGCGTTCTACGGACCGTTCCGGGAGGCGGTGTCCTCCAGCCTGGTCGGTGACCGCCGCACCTATCAGCAGGACCCCGGCAACGCCCGCGAGGCCGTGCACGAGATCGAGCTCGACATCGACGAGGGCGCGGACATGATCATGGTCAAGCCCGCGATGAGCTATCTGGACGTGGTGCGCGCCGCCGCGGACATCTCGCCGGTGCCGGTGGCCGCGTACCAGATCTCCGGCGAGTACGCGATGATCTGCGCCGCCGCCGCCAACGGCTGGATCGACCTGCGGGCCTCGGCCCTGGAGTCGCTGATCGGGATCCGGCGCGCCGGCGCGGACATCGTGCTCACCTACTGGGCGGCCGACGTCGCCGGCTGGTTGGCGTGACCGAACCCGAACAGCCCGCCGGTCGCCCGGTCGACGTCGACACCGGATTCTGGCTCTGGATGACGGCGCTGCCGTTGATGGTGATCGGCCACGTCATCGACGCCGTGACGGCGCCGACGCCGAAATCGGTGCCGGCGGTCGCGTACGCGTTCACGGGGCTGTTCCTGGTGATCGCCGCCGCGCTGGTGGTCACCTTCGCGGTGCTGATGCGGGCCGGTTACCGGTGGGCGCGCACCCTGCTCACCGCGGGCGGCCTGACCGCCGTGGTGTATTCGCTGACCAGCCTGTTCACCGTGGAGCGCGGGCCCGTGGCCGCCCTGGCCTACGCGGCCTGCTCGATCGTCGGATCGGTGCTGATCGTGGGCGGGGTGTACTTGCTGCACCGCCGGGACAGCCACGAGTACCTCACCCGCTAGGCTGGCCCGACCATGTCCACAGCACCGCGTCCCCGGATCATCACTGTTGCGTTCTGGCTGACGATGGTGGGTGCCGTGCTGCTGCTCGCCGGCGGCCTGGTCGGGGTGAGCACCTCGCTGACCACGCCGGCGAGCGCGTTCCCGGATTCGCTGGGGGAGGGGCAGGCGCACCGCATCCTGCTGATGCACGGCGGTGTCGGCGCGGTGCTGGCCGTCGCGGGTCTGGGCCTCAGTTTCCTGGCCGGGCGCACCCGCAACGGCGACAAGCGGTTCCGTCGCGCCCTGGCCGCACTGGCCGGTGGTGTGGTGTTCGTCGTGTTCCTGCTGGCGTTGTTCGCGCCCTACAACCTCGAACTGCTCGCGCTGATCGGGGTGGTACCCGTTGCGGTCGGCGCGACGCTGTTCACCCGGCCGGCGGCTGCGGCGTGGTTCGAGGACGCCACGTGAGCGAACCCGACGAGGTGTTGTTCCACGAACCGGGCGCGAGTTGGTGGTGGCTGCTGGTCGGGCCGGCGGCGGCGGTGGCGATGGCGCTGATCCAGCTGACCGGTGGCGCCGGTGTGCAGCTGGCCGTGCCCGCGGTGTTCCTGGTGCTGGTGACCGGGTTTCTGGCGATCCAGATCAAGGCCGCACGCATTCACACCTCCGTCGAGCTGACCCCACACACGCTGCGGCAAGGCACCGAGACCATCGACATCGCCGATATCGTGCGGATCTTTCCCGAGGCCAAGGGCGCCGAGGCCGAGAAGTGGCAGTCCTATCGCGCCCTCGGGGAACTCACCGGCGTGCCCAGGGGCCGCACCGGGATCGGCCTGAAACTGACCGATGACCGATCGGGACAGGCCTGGGCACGGCGCCACCGCACGCTGCGCGCCGCGCTGGAGGGTCTGGTCGGGGAGGCCTTGCCGTGAACCGTCGCGCCGTCATCGAACTCGTCTTGGCCGCCGTCGCGG is a genomic window containing:
- a CDS encoding 30S ribosomal protein bS22, which gives rise to MGSVIKKRRKRMSKKKHRKLLRRTRVQRRKLGK
- a CDS encoding cell division/environmental response transcriptional regulator, translated to MTSMNGPSARDSAGEGQPKAQFLTVAEVASLMRVSKMTVYRLVHNGELPAVRVGRSFRVHAKAVHDLLETSYFSAG
- a CDS encoding lysophospholipid acyltransferase family protein, whose translation is MAGESKAKVIPLHSNSGRSAAAQRRAAQRADSVRRHPSLLTDPGTRASAEQIAAVVREIDQHRGAGAGDEQDTPNELCKAITAIADFAVKRMTGDYTVDEFGFDPHLTNAVVMPMLRVLFTSWFRVEVSGIENLPREGAALIVANHAGVLPFDGLMASVAVHDHHPLHRDLRLLAADLVFDLPVVGQAARKAGHTVACTSDAHRLLAAGELTAVFPEGFKGLGKPFKDRYKLQRFGRGGFVSAALRAQVPIVPCSIVGSEEIYPKIGDIKLLARLFGLPYFPVTPLFPLAGPLGVVPLPSKWHIQFGEPIPTADYDESAAEDPMVTFELTDHVRETIQHTLYQLLAARRNTFLG
- a CDS encoding FAS1-like dehydratase domain-containing protein, with product MGLADDIIGTHYRYPDYFEVGREKIREFASAVKDEHPAHQDGTVASLTFLAVAGRRVQLDLFENFDVPINLERVLHRDQKLIFHRPIKVGDKLWFDSYLDSVIESHGTVICEVRAEVTDDAGAPVATSIVTMLGEAQIDEANEVSAQIAAARDAAIAKMVASQKS
- a CDS encoding glutaredoxin family protein: MDHRVVLLTRAGCSICERAARTLAELADELNFTWAATDVDVAAAAGEPQLRAEFGDRVPVVLLDGVEHSYWEVDEQRLRADIAGA
- a CDS encoding HAD family hydrolase gives rise to the protein MSESGAADIDGVESDLIAGEASAEAATTPPPPPPPDLTAAAFFDVDNTLVHGSSLVHFARGLAARKYFTYRDILGIIYAQAKFQFTGKENSDDVAAGRRKALAFIEGRSTAELAELGEQIYDEIIADKIWPGTRALAQMHLDAGQQVWLVTATPYELAATIAERLGLTGALGTVAESVDGVFTGRLVGDILHGSGKAHAVRALAIREGLNLRRCTAYSDSFNDVPMLSLVGTAVAINPDAALRDVARERGWEIRDFRTARKAARIGVPSALALGAVGGALAAVASRRR
- a CDS encoding glutamyl-tRNA reductase — encoded protein: MSVLLFGVSHRSAPVSVLEQLSTDESDQAKIIDQVLQSSLVTEAMVLSTCNRVEVYAVVEAFHGGLSVIGQVLSEHSGMGLQDLTKYAYVRYAEAAVEHLFAVTSGLDSLVLGEQQVLGQVRRAYAAAEANHTVGRTLHELSQRALSVGKRVHSETGIDSAGASVVSVSLDMAEKRVGSLAGRTAVVIGAGSMGALAAKHLVRAGVERVEVVNRSLPRARRLAANIAELGVPAHAHALDDISSVLADADIVMSSTGAVRPVVSLADVHHALARRDNGGAGRPLVICDLGMPRDVDLAVAGLPGVHVIDMDRIQREPAAKGAASDAEAARAIVAHEVAQYLAGQRMAEVTPTVTALRQRAADVVEAELLRLDNRLPGLDAAHRDEVARTVRRVVDKLLHAPTVRVKQLAGAPGGDSYAEALRELFELDPQAVDAVSGGELPLIATENDKPE
- a CDS encoding SDR family oxidoreductase, with protein sequence MDAQGSGDSGDTRGTGGSATGPKVVLVTGACRFLGGYLTARLAQNPAIDHVIAVDAIAPSKDLLRRMGRAEFVRADIRNPFIAKVIRNGNVDTVVHAAAASYAPRAGGRATLKELNVMGAIQLFAACQKAPTVRRVVLKSTSEVYGSSARDPVLFTEDESARRPLGEGFARDSIDIEGYARGLARRRPDIALTILRLANMIGPAMDTALSRYLAGPVVPSVLGHDARLQLLHEQDALGALERATIAGRAGTFNIGASGIIMMSQAIRRSGRVALPVPRQALQLVDSLRRATSYTELDREQLNYLSYGRVMDTARMRNDLGYLPKWTTVEAFDDYVRGRGLTPIIDPKWVRSMESRAVSVAQQWGR
- the proC gene encoding pyrroline-5-carboxylate reductase, with protein sequence MSRIAIIGGGSIGEALLSGLLRAGRQVKDLVVAEKFAERAQYLSDTYSVLVTSVADAAENATYVIVAVKPGDVESALAEIAEAVGKADDNSAEQVVVSVAAGVSTSFYESKLPAGAPVIRVMPNAPMVVGGGVSALSRGRFATEEQLKEVSAIFDTVGGVLTVPEAQLDAVTALSGSGPAYFFLMVEAMVDAGVDAGLPRAVATDLVAQTMAGSAAMLLDRLDSAPDAALDTTAAQLRAIVTSPGGTTAAGLRELERGGLRAAVANAVTAAKTRSEQLGITSE
- a CDS encoding sugar phosphate isomerase/epimerase family protein, with product MRPAIKVGLSTASVYPLRTEAAFDYAARLGYDGVELMVWAEPVSQDIDAIEALSQRYGIPVLSVHAPCLLISQRVWGANPIPKLERSVRAAEQLGAQTVVVHPPFRWQRRYAEGFAAQVAELERGSDVLVAVENMFPFRADRFWGTGAPSVERMRKRGGRPGPAISAFAPSYDPLDGGHAHFTLDLSHSATAGTDAIDMARRMGAGLAHLHLCDGSGASTDEHLVPGRGTQPAAEICRMLAASDFTGHVILEVTTSQARTAAEREALLVESLTFARQHLLR